Part of the Methylophaga nitratireducenticrescens genome is shown below.
GCTGTCAAAAACAGTCCCATCAATTAATGTACCTTCGTAATGAGCGATAACTTTGTCTGTGGATTTAGGTGTTGCGCCATCACCTTCTTTAATGATTTGGTATTGCAGACCACTATCCGTCGTGACAACACCGTCTTTTTTAGCATTTTTTTCCATATAAGCTTTAGATTCTGCCTGCTTTTTGTTCATTGTAGCAGCCAGTTCCTGTGATTTTTTCTGCTGGTATTTACCAATGATTTCCTGTGCAGTTGCCTGATCCATTTGTGGTTGACGGCCAGCCATCATGTCGGCAACACCTGCACTGAATGCATCCATTTCAAGCTCTACACCTTCCATCATCATTTGTTGACCGACTTGTATGCCGAAGATATAGCTGAGTTTTTGTTGTTCTGTATCGAGGGTGGCGTTTTCTGCCATTACATTTGCTCCAAATAAAACGGGAAGGAAAGCGAGGTATTTCAGTTTCATGTCTTATGACTCTCAAATTTAATTAAAATATAGGCTGGCCTAGGGCTTGTTAATCTTTCATCTCCACCACTGCTGGCGACTATTTTTGTGTCCAACAAGGCGGAAAGCACGCAGTGTAGCCATCCTACATAAGTGATTGACAACGCAGGTGGCCGCAAAAATAGTCCCAGCCCTTCGGGTTGTGACTGAAAAAGCGCCACTTATGTCCACGGATGGACTGTATGCCGGCGCGCGCCGGTCTGCGTTGCTCGTCGCTTATTTAGAATAACCACAAAAACGTCAGGAACGTTTTTGAGCGCAAGCCCCCAATGGGGTGAGATACATGGATGTATCTCACAAAAGACGATCCTCTTGCCTTGATTGACACTTTTTCAGCTCACAACAGAGGCGGAGATGAAAGATCAACAAGCCCTAAACTTAGAGATCTTATCAGCCACGAAGTTCGCCATGCGATTGTCTCATATTTTTTCACAGCTTTCAGATTGAATAGCCGAGTAATACACTTGGTTATTCGTTCAAATGATACTATAATGGTATCAATTAGAAGGGGCGTGAAATGTTACGCATGAGTAAATTGACGGATTACGGCATTGTGCTGATGAGCTACATTGCAGAACATCGAAGCAAACAACATAGCGCGCATATGCTGTCAGATGCCGTGCATATGCCTTTGCCAACAGTCCGAAAAATTTTAAAAGTTCTGTCAACGGGTGGGCTCTTGACCTCTGAACGTGGTGCTCAGGGTGGCTATACATTAACTGGCGATCCAGCCACTATTTCCGTGGCACAAATTATTACCGCAATTGAGGGGCCGATTGCATTGACGGAATGTGTCAGCACTGCCTCCCAATGTGATCAGGAAACGCATTGTACCGTGCAAACTAACTGGAACCAAATCAATAATGCCGTATTTCATGCACTGGATGAGGTCAAACTGGCTGATATGCTGGCGCCGGCACTATCAGCGCCGCGAATAGTGCAATTTTACCCGCCCAGTTATCGGGCAAAAGCAGTTACAATACAGGATGGTGATCAACATGACTGATCAAACACAACAACTAGAAGCAATCACACAGAAAGAATACAAAGCGGGCTTTTATACTGATATTGAGTCAGACAGCTTGCCACCCGGATTGAGTGAAGACGTGGTACGTCAGATCTCATTGATTAAGGGCGAACCTGAATTTATGCTGGAATGGCGTTTGAAAGCGTTCCGCTACTGGTTAACCATGGACACACCGGAATGGGCACACGTCCATTATCCGGAAATTGACTATCAATCGGTCAGTTATTATTCCGCTCCCAAGAAAAAAACCGATGGACCCAAAAGCCTTGATGAAGTCGATCCGGAATTGTTGCGTACCTATGAAAAGCTAGGTGTTCCATTAGACGAACGGGCGCGTTTGGCAGGGGTTGCTGTTGATGCGGTGTTTGATAGCGTTTCAGTGTCTAATACCTTTAAAGATAAACTGGCCGAGCAGGGTATCCTGTTTATGCCAATCTCTGAAGCGATTCATGAGCATCCCGAATTGATCAAAAAATATCTGGGTAGCGTGGTTCCTTATAAAGATAACTTTTACGCTGCATTAAACTGTGCCGTGTTTACTGATGGTTCTTTTGTCTATATCCCCAAAGGTGTGCGTTGCCCGATGGAACTCTCCACTTATTTCCGTATCAATGCGGCAAATACCGGACAGTTTGAACGGACATTAATTATTGCTGATGATGACTCCTATGTGAGTTACCTGGAAGGTTGTACCGCCCCAATGCGAGATGAAAATCAATTGCATGCGGCGGTAGTAGAACTGGTGGCAATGGATCGTGCAGAAATTAAATATTCCACTGTACAGAACTGGTATCCCGGTGATGAAAATGGCAAGGGCGGTATTTATAACTTTGTAACAAAACGTGCTGCCTGCCGTGGTGAAAGTTCAAAAGTCTCCTGGACTCAGGTCGAAACTGGCTCAGCCATTACCTGGAAATATCCAAGTGTGATTTTGCAGGGTGATAATTCAGTAGGGGAGTTTTACTCAGTGGCTGTTACCAACAATATGCAACAGGCCGACACTGGCACCAAGATGATCCATCTGGGTAAAAACACCAGCTCGACTATTATCTCTAAAGGGATATCAGCCGGTCGTTCATCCAATGCCTACCGAGGTCTGGTTCGCATCGGACCCAATGCCGAGAATGCCCGTAACTACACTGAGTGTGATTCGTTACTAATGGGCGATAAGTGTGCCGCGCATACCTTCCCATATATTGAAGTGAAAAACCCGACTGCTCAGGTTGAGCACGAAGCCTCTACCTCGAAAATCAGTGAAGACCAGTTGTTCTATTGCAAACAGCGTGGTCTCGATGTCGAAGATTCTGTATCAATGATTGTCAACGGATTCTGTAAACAGGTTATTCGTGAGCTGCCGATGGAATTTGCGGTTGAAGCTCAGAACCTGCTTGGCTTGTCGTTGGAAGGCTCAGTTGGTTAAACAGCGTTCACTTACATAACTACATGTTGGGCGGGTCAGGCCGCTTAACCTATAAAAAATGAATAGAGAATAATTATGAAAATGTTGGAAATAAAAAATTTACACGCATCAATTGAGGGCAAAGAGATTCTGCGTGGTATTAATTTGACGGTTAATGCTGGCGAAGTCCATGCCATCATGGGTCCCAATGGAGCTGGTAAAAGTACGCTGTCCAATGTTTTAACCGGTCGTGAAGGCTATGAGATCACGAAAGGGGAAGTCATCTATAAAGGTGAAAACCTGCTGGAATTAGAACCTGAAGAGCGTGCCAGACGCGGCGTGTTTCTGGCTTTTCAGTATCCGGTAGAAATTCCTGGCGTCAGCAATATCTATCTGCTTAAAGCAGCATTAAATGCCATTCGTAAACATCAGGGGTTGGAAGATCTTGATGCCATCGATTTCCTGACGCTGGTCCGCAGCAAAATGGCGTTGGTTAAAATGGATGAACAGTTTTTACACCGCAGTGTGAATGAAGGTTTCTCCGGCGGAGAGAAAAAACGTAATGAAATCCTGCAAATGGCCTTGCTGGAACCGCAACTGGCCATTATGGATGAAACCGATTCAGGGCTGGATATTGATGCGCTGCGTACCGTTTCTGAAGGCGTTAATGCGCTGCGCAACCCAGAACGTTCATTTGTGATGATTACTCATTACCAGCGTTTACTGGATTACATTGTGCCTGATTTTGTACACGTATTGTCTGAAGGGCGCATTGTTAAATCCGGTGATAAGGAACTGGCAAAAGAACTGGAAAAATCCGGCTACAGTTGGGTGCATGACGCACCAGAGCCGGAAGGGCAGCCAGCATGAAAATGTTAAAAGAAATTTATACTGACT
Proteins encoded:
- a CDS encoding FKBP-type peptidyl-prolyl cis-trans isomerase; this translates as MKLKYLAFLPVLFGANVMAENATLDTEQQKLSYIFGIQVGQQMMMEGVELEMDAFSAGVADMMAGRQPQMDQATAQEIIGKYQQKKSQELAATMNKKQAESKAYMEKNAKKDGVVTTDSGLQYQIIKEGDGATPKSTDKVIAHYEGTLIDGTVFDSSIQRGEPATFPVNGVIQGWQEVLQMMKEGGKWRVVIPGNLAYGPQGAGEMIGPNETLIFDIELIAITQ
- a CDS encoding SUF system Fe-S cluster assembly regulator, yielding MSKLTDYGIVLMSYIAEHRSKQHSAHMLSDAVHMPLPTVRKILKVLSTGGLLTSERGAQGGYTLTGDPATISVAQIITAIEGPIALTECVSTASQCDQETHCTVQTNWNQINNAVFHALDEVKLADMLAPALSAPRIVQFYPPSYRAKAVTIQDGDQHD
- the sufB gene encoding Fe-S cluster assembly protein SufB produces the protein MTDQTQQLEAITQKEYKAGFYTDIESDSLPPGLSEDVVRQISLIKGEPEFMLEWRLKAFRYWLTMDTPEWAHVHYPEIDYQSVSYYSAPKKKTDGPKSLDEVDPELLRTYEKLGVPLDERARLAGVAVDAVFDSVSVSNTFKDKLAEQGILFMPISEAIHEHPELIKKYLGSVVPYKDNFYAALNCAVFTDGSFVYIPKGVRCPMELSTYFRINAANTGQFERTLIIADDDSYVSYLEGCTAPMRDENQLHAAVVELVAMDRAEIKYSTVQNWYPGDENGKGGIYNFVTKRAACRGESSKVSWTQVETGSAITWKYPSVILQGDNSVGEFYSVAVTNNMQQADTGTKMIHLGKNTSSTIISKGISAGRSSNAYRGLVRIGPNAENARNYTECDSLLMGDKCAAHTFPYIEVKNPTAQVEHEASTSKISEDQLFYCKQRGLDVEDSVSMIVNGFCKQVIRELPMEFAVEAQNLLGLSLEGSVG
- the sufC gene encoding Fe-S cluster assembly ATPase SufC, translating into MLEIKNLHASIEGKEILRGINLTVNAGEVHAIMGPNGAGKSTLSNVLTGREGYEITKGEVIYKGENLLELEPEERARRGVFLAFQYPVEIPGVSNIYLLKAALNAIRKHQGLEDLDAIDFLTLVRSKMALVKMDEQFLHRSVNEGFSGGEKKRNEILQMALLEPQLAIMDETDSGLDIDALRTVSEGVNALRNPERSFVMITHYQRLLDYIVPDFVHVLSEGRIVKSGDKELAKELEKSGYSWVHDAPEPEGQPA